A window of the Candidatus Hydrogenedentota bacterium genome harbors these coding sequences:
- a CDS encoding sugar phosphate isomerase/epimerase: MKYPFALQLYSVRDYFEQNPVEALARVKTAGYDHVELAGTCGMTAAAFMGLVRDAGLNPVSMHVGFEAVTGGPEGVLADARTFGVEYVVVPWLGPEQCPDRDAWLAAARAMDAAGAHLRGGGVTLCYHNHDHEFATLGDGTIFDLVFGGSAPENLQAELDTCWSTVGGADTAALIRRFTGRLPLVHVKDFTPDERGGAVFAELGRGIMDWNTVLPAARAAGARWFVVEQDASATDTMESAAANAAFMARFNEENP; the protein is encoded by the coding sequence CCTTCGCCCTTCAGCTTTACTCGGTCCGCGATTATTTTGAGCAGAACCCCGTCGAAGCCCTGGCCCGCGTGAAGACCGCAGGATATGACCATGTCGAACTGGCAGGCACCTGCGGCATGACCGCCGCCGCGTTTATGGGCCTTGTCCGGGACGCAGGACTGAATCCTGTCAGCATGCATGTGGGGTTCGAGGCCGTCACGGGCGGCCCTGAGGGGGTTCTGGCGGATGCGCGCACCTTCGGGGTCGAGTATGTCGTGGTCCCCTGGCTTGGGCCGGAGCAGTGCCCGGACCGGGACGCCTGGCTCGCCGCGGCCCGCGCCATGGACGCGGCGGGCGCGCACTTGCGCGGCGGGGGCGTCACACTCTGCTATCACAACCACGACCACGAGTTTGCCACCCTTGGCGATGGCACCATTTTTGACCTGGTCTTCGGCGGCAGTGCCCCTGAAAATCTCCAGGCCGAGTTGGACACCTGCTGGTCCACCGTGGGCGGCGCCGACACGGCCGCCCTGATCCGCCGTTTCACGGGGCGACTGCCCCTGGTCCACGTGAAGGATTTCACTCCGGATGAGCGCGGCGGCGCTGTATTTGCGGAACTTGGGCGGGGTATCATGGATTGGAACACGGTGCTGCCTGCGGCGCGGGCGGCGGGGGCGCGCTGGTTTGTCGTGGAACAGGACGCCTCCGCGACGGATACAATGGAGAGCGCCGCGGCCAACGCCGCGTTCATGGCGCGGTTCAACGAGGAGAACCCCTGA